In a genomic window of Nothobranchius furzeri strain GRZ-AD chromosome 14, NfurGRZ-RIMD1, whole genome shotgun sequence:
- the LOC107375810 gene encoding uncharacterized protein, translating to MTTQFSTTYGVHLDQHKTLGFVAFLDDVHKMRESQLSDVRKQTRYFKQKFEKEQADRSESSEKNQRHFHRVKAGMDFPRASSQEKKTQANVTTTDSRPDHFKKEFEMEKGKCLKSNNDIQKRIECLTDENKALCTQLAEQQTIFKEKESQLQKALEDMKFSHQELNKTYNTDILNSKITASNLDNELKKERHAHHVTKTQLEHISSETNKKFKQNETRLQKDLDCMKELRDKFESELLSAKQQIQTFEDKLHLEVQAKIQTKEMNDKLKAEKDDLQLRFNKEMSLLQENFDKKETELKNALEKVEVLYQELNKKYNEDVLTSKRTTEQLEIELKKERRDHQVTKTQLKHISSEIDKFKHNETRLQKELDCMKVANQQLRDTSEAEILSAKQQIQTFEDKLHLEIQAHSETKIQTKEIIEKLRAEKDALQIRADGQISLLQENVDEKETELQNALENVRELNNKYNDVLITKQKADHLDQEQKKEMTAHPHSETDIENNGREMGKQFKTSKHDETQFQEDLDEWKVSYAPSDASDINKRLAKEPQMEICEKPEIQAEENPVVFLTKMSTLLNQSSLDAPSQVPGAIATQPSVITSVTATRSQDSFFYGNQRNKQCLPNSLVFLSFLHENENISSSDLDLVLDRGDRMYSQVRLAHPARDHLATDELPTEVKARVSLYHVKMNFANSKCGVFLSGDLPNLSQGLQCLTSDVQYALMVMGSSCIAIFRTQSGEFGYFDPHPRNTHGDPAGDYAVMLKFTCLTDMIDRITSVFTRIGVSPSSYYEIQPVEF from the coding sequence ATGACAACACAGTTTTCCACAACATATGGAGTGCATTTGGACCAACATAAAACTTTGGGATTCGTGGCTTTCCTtgatgatgttcacaaaatgcgtGAAAGCCAATTATCTGATGTACGAAAACAGACAAGATATTTTAAACAGAAGTTTGAGAAAGAACAAGCTGATCGATCGGAGTCCAGCGAGAAAAATCAGCGGCATTTCCACAGAGTCAAAGCAGGAATGGACTTCCCCAGGGCTTCAAGTCAGGAAAAGAAAACTCAAGCCAACGTGACCACAACGGACTCCCGACCAGACCATTTTAAAAAGGAGTTTGAGATGGAAAAAGGTAAGTGTTTGAAATCGAATAACGACATCCAAAAACGTATTGAATGTCTGACAGATGAAAACAAGGCTTTATGTACACAGCTGGCAGAACAGCAaacaatttttaaagaaaaagagTCTCAATTGCAAAAGGCTTTGGAGGACATGAAGTTTTCACACCAGGAGCTGAATAAAACGTATAATACAGATATTCTGAACAGCAAAATTACGGCAAGTAACCTAGACAATGAGCTGAAAAAGGAGAGGCACGCTCATCATGTTACTAAAACTCAGCTAGAACATATCAGCAGTGAGACTAACAAGAAGTTTAAGCAAAATGAGACACGATTGCAGAAAGATCTGGATTGCATGAAGGAGCTTAGAGATAAGTTTGAATCTGAACTCCTTTCTGCTAAACAGCAGATTCAAACTTTTGAGGACAAACTTCATTTAGAGGTCCAGGCAAAGATTCAGACCAAAGAAATGAATGATAAATTAAAAGCTGAGAAAGATGATCTTCAGCTACGGTTCAACAAAGAGATGTCTCTTCTGCAGGAGAACTTTGATAAAAAAGAGACAGAATTAAAAAATGCTCTGGAGAAAGTCGAAGTTTTATACCAGGAGCTGAATAAAAAGTACAATGAAGATGTTTTGACTAGCAAACGTACAACAGAGCAGCTGGAAATTGAGCTGAAAAAGGAGAGGCGTGATCATCAAGTTACTAAAACTCAGCTAAAACATATCAGCAGTGAGATTGACAAGTTTAAGCATAATGAGACACGATTGCAGAAAGAGCTAGATTGCATGAAGGttgccaaccagcagctcagagatACGTCTGAAGCTGAAATACTTTCTGCTAAACAGCAGATTCAAACTTTTGAGGACAAACTTCATTTAGAGATCCAGGCCCATTCTGAGACAAAGATTCAGACCAAAGAGATTATAGAGAAATTAAGAGCTGAGAAGGACGCTCTTCAGATACGGGCCGATGGACAGATTTCTCTTCTGCAAGAGAACGTTGATGAAAAAGAGACTGAATTACAAAACGCCCTGGAGAACGTTAGGGAACTGAATAACAAATATAATGATGTCCTTATCACCAAACAAAAAGCAGATCATCTGGACCAagagcagaaaaaggaaatgACGGCTCACCCACACAGTGAAACTGACATTGAGAATAATGGGAGGGAGATGGGCAAGCAGTTTAAAACATCTAAACACGATGAGACACAATTTCAAGAAGATTTAGATGAATGGAAGGTTTCTTATGCACCTAGTGACGCCAGTGACATCAACAAACGACTGGCTAAAGAACCTCAGATGGAGATTTGTGAAAAACCGGAGATTCAAGCCGAGGAAAACCCCGTCGTCTTTCTAACTAAGATGTCTACTCTTCTAAATCAGAGTTCTCTAGATGCTCCATCTCAGGTACCTGGTGCCATTGCAACTCAACCGTCTGTGATTACTAGTGTGACTGCAACCAGAAGTCAGGATTCATTCTTTTATGGAAATCAAAGAAATAAGCAGTGTCTTCCAAACAGTTTGGTGTTTTTGTCGTTTCTACACGAGAACGAGAACATTAGCAGCTCAGACCTGGACCTAGTTTTGGACAGAGGTGATCGAATGTACTCACAAGTTAGGCTCGCCCATCCAGCTAGAGACCACCTGGCTACAGATGAGTTACCTACCGAGGTCAAAGCTCGGGTTAGTCTATATCACGTCAAAATGAACTTTGCAAATTCCAAATGTGGGGTATTTTTATCAGGCGACCTTCCCAACTTGTCACAGGGATTACAGTGTTTGACCTCAGATGTTCAGTATGCGCTAATGGTAATGGGCAGCAGCTGCATTGCTATATTCAGGACTCAATCAGGTGAATTTGGTTACTTTGATCCACATCCCCGCAACACCCACGGCGACCCTGCAGGCGACTATGCCGTCatgttaaagttcacatgtttaaCTGACATGATTGATAGAATCACGTCGGTATTCACCAGAATTGGTGTATCGCCATCTAGCTACTATGAAATCCAGCCAGTGGAGTTTTAG
- the LOC129163968 gene encoding putative nuclease HARBI1 has translation MREIDDQKHYNYFRMSSSAFDELLRRIETLISHQRTHSAPISSSQRLAVTLRFLATGCSYQSLAASHELGSATVGCIVKEVCEAIWTALKDDVVAFPSVAKWMEIQEEFWSLWNFPNCVGAIDGKHIRVRAPANSGSSFHNYKGYFSFILMAVCDARGALIKGELHLPPPSPLPGAVVRSPPVFVADEAFPLKVNLMRPFSGTNLTAEQRKYNYQHCRARWVIENAFGILAARWRVFGKAMECSVDTTELITKGCVALHNFLCGTDQLQAETARYISRVDEGDVLGEWRQVVETDTNLLDTGRLTSEHAT, from the exons ATGAGGGAAATCGACGATCAAAAACATTATAATTACTTCCGAATGTCCTCGTCTGCTTTTGACGAGTTGCTCAGAAGGATTGAGACACTGATTTCCCACCAACGCACACATAGTGCTCCCATTAGCTCATCACAGCGCCTTGCTGTCACACTACGATTTCTTGCTACTGGTTGTAGCTACCAATCCCTGGCAGCCAGCCATGAACTTGGATCCGCAACAGTTGGATGCATTGTAAAAGAAGTTTGCGAAGCTATATGGACAGCACTCAAGGACGATGTCGTGGCCTTTCCCAGTGTTGCAAAGTGGATGGAAATTCAGGAGGAATTCTGGTCTCTTTGGAATTTTCCCAACTGTGTCGGAGCAATTGATGGGAAACACATTCGAGTTCGAGCTCCAGCCAATAGTGGAAGTTCCTTCCACAACTACAAAGGGTACTTCAGCTTCATCCTGATGGCTGTGTGCGACGCCAGGGGAGCG CTCATCAAGGGGGAGCTGCACCTGCCACCTCCATCTCCTCTGCCAGGTGCTGTTGTTCGGAGTCCTCCAGTTTTCGTTGCAGATGAAGCTTTTCCACTGAAAGTGAACCTGATGCGGCCATTTTCAG GGACCAACCTCACAGCAGAGCAGCGCAAGTACAACTATCAACACTGCAGAGCAAGGTGGGTCATAGAAAATGCCTTTGGCATTTTGGCTGCACGATGGAGAGTGTTTGGGAAAGCCATGGAGTGTTCTGTTGACACTACTGAATTAATAACAAAGGGATGTGTTGCTCTTCACAACTTCCTCTGTGGTACTGACCAACTCCAAGCTGAGACAGCAAGGTACATTAGTAGAGTGGACGAAGGAGATGTCTTGGGAGAATGGAGGCAAGTTGTGGAGACCGACACAAACCTCTTGGACACCGGACGCTTGACTTCTGAGCATGCTACATGA